Proteins found in one Candidatus Cloacimonadota bacterium genomic segment:
- a CDS encoding sigma 54-interacting transcriptional regulator gives ENLLESELFGHERGAFTGASERKRGLVEMAEGGTLFLDEIGELPLPLQPKLLRLLQEKRFRRVGGLKELDCNVRIVAASHRPLPQMIAEGRFREDLFYRLAVVTLELPPLRQRREDIALLATFFLQRFAREMGRGVSTIAAEALQALQQHDWPGNVRELENAIERAVIFSRGPCLQRSDLPAPLNCAVEGNPPGLPPCDSSSPLPQRLEQIEIFFIRQALQQAQGVQAQAAERLGISRSNLQYKLKKYGLIGDSEE, from the coding sequence GAGAACCTGCTGGAAAGCGAGCTGTTCGGTCACGAGCGCGGCGCCTTCACCGGCGCCAGCGAGCGCAAGCGCGGTCTGGTGGAAATGGCCGAGGGCGGCACCCTGTTCCTCGACGAAATCGGCGAGCTGCCCCTGCCGCTACAACCCAAACTGCTGCGGCTGTTGCAGGAAAAGCGTTTCCGGCGGGTTGGCGGACTGAAGGAACTCGACTGCAACGTCCGCATCGTCGCCGCCTCGCACCGGCCCCTGCCGCAGATGATCGCCGAAGGCCGCTTCCGGGAGGATCTTTTCTACCGTCTGGCGGTGGTCACCCTGGAACTGCCGCCGCTGCGCCAGCGACGCGAGGATATCGCCCTGCTGGCCACCTTCTTCCTGCAGCGTTTCGCCCGCGAAATGGGCCGGGGGGTCAGCACCATCGCCGCCGAGGCGCTGCAGGCGCTGCAGCAGCACGACTGGCCCGGCAACGTGCGTGAACTGGAAAACGCCATCGAACGGGCGGTGATCTTCAGCCGCGGCCCCTGCCTGCAGCGCAGCGATCTGCCCGCGCCGCTGAATTGCGCCGTTGAGGGTAATCCCCCCGGCCTGCCACCCTGCGACAGCAGCAGCCCCCTGCCCCAGCGCCTGGAACAGATCGAAATCTTCTTCATCCGTCAGGCCCTGCAACAGGCCCAGGGCGTGCAGGCCCAGGCCGCCGAGCGCCTCGGCATCAGCCGCAGCAATCTGCAGTACAAGCTGAAAAAATACGGCCTGATTGGTGACAGCGAGGAATAG
- a CDS encoding methyltransferase domain-containing protein, protein MPQSSLSDSFDYRSRIKHSAEKAEKYQRRRARKHRNEMALLDRGLRHLRQVRSVLDAPCGVGRACLLLEQRGFEVTGVDLGEGALQAAREAVQAAGASALIERADLERLPYNAGQFDACLCFRFIHHLPTAALRQRIIAELCRVAGRYVLISYLSPLSVTSLRRRLGQTWRKRPQVQHCTRLTELRQHFAAAGFDFEADLAQLPLLHSLHLAIFRRRTVLP, encoded by the coding sequence ATGCCCCAGTCCAGCCTCTCCGATTCCTTCGATTACCGCAGCCGCATCAAGCATTCGGCGGAAAAAGCCGAAAAATACCAGCGCCGCCGGGCGCGCAAACACCGCAACGAAATGGCCCTGCTCGACCGGGGGCTGCGGCATCTGCGGCAGGTGCGCAGCGTGCTCGACGCGCCCTGCGGTGTGGGTCGCGCCTGTCTGCTGCTGGAACAGCGCGGTTTCGAGGTTACCGGCGTCGACCTGGGCGAAGGCGCCCTGCAAGCGGCCCGCGAAGCCGTGCAGGCAGCCGGTGCCAGCGCCCTGATCGAACGGGCCGATCTCGAACGGCTGCCCTACAACGCTGGCCAGTTCGATGCCTGCCTGTGTTTTCGCTTCATCCATCATCTGCCAACCGCCGCGTTGCGGCAGCGCATCATCGCCGAGCTGTGCCGCGTCGCCGGTCGCTACGTGCTGATCAGCTATCTGAGCCCGCTGTCGGTGACCAGCCTGCGCCGCCGGTTGGGCCAGACCTGGCGCAAACGGCCGCAGGTACAGCACTGCACCCGCCTGACCGAACTGCGTCAGCATTTTGCCGCCGCCGGCTTTGACTTTGAGGCCGATCTGGCGCAACTGCCGCTGCTGCACAGCCTGCACCTGGCCATTTTCCGCCGCCGCACGGTGCTGCCATGA
- a CDS encoding lipopolysaccharide kinase InaA family protein, which translates to MTSGPQSGVRLLYRAPAWQERLTRAGLQEFGDFWDLQLEAVDEGNSGRGQAGWSRVCLHPLWVDGALLGRLVIKRQSNYFSRDWRHPLRGRLTFEKELANLRRYQQAGIATMEAVYCATRQHNGSRQAVLVTAFLDGFISLEEQLRRWRDQPPPRRQRDLLLDAVARLVANLHRQGLEHRCLFPKHIFVEPASDNPQVRLIDLEKTRWVPWRPARRVRDLTALARRWPGLRPRDALRFLCSYSGHARLQAGDKQLWRAVAQRIRAKRNDRSLS; encoded by the coding sequence ATGACCTCCGGCCCGCAAAGCGGCGTTCGCCTGCTGTACCGTGCGCCGGCCTGGCAGGAGCGCCTGACACGCGCTGGCCTGCAGGAGTTCGGTGATTTCTGGGATCTGCAGCTGGAGGCGGTGGACGAGGGCAACAGCGGTCGCGGCCAGGCCGGCTGGAGCCGGGTGTGCCTGCACCCGCTGTGGGTCGATGGCGCGCTGCTCGGCCGACTGGTGATCAAACGGCAGAGCAACTATTTCAGCCGCGACTGGCGCCATCCGTTGCGCGGCCGGCTGACCTTCGAAAAAGAACTGGCCAACCTGCGCCGTTACCAGCAGGCCGGCATCGCGACCATGGAAGCGGTCTACTGCGCCACCCGCCAGCACAACGGCAGCCGCCAGGCCGTGCTGGTGACGGCTTTTCTCGATGGTTTTATTTCGCTGGAGGAACAGCTGCGCCGCTGGCGGGACCAGCCGCCCCCAAGACGGCAACGCGATCTGCTGCTCGATGCCGTGGCACGGCTGGTGGCCAATCTGCATCGGCAGGGGCTGGAGCATCGCTGCCTGTTTCCCAAGCATATTTTTGTCGAACCCGCCAGCGACAACCCCCAGGTGCGACTGATCGATCTGGAAAAAACCCGCTGGGTGCCCTGGCGGCCGGCCCGCCGAGTGCGCGACCTGACCGCTCTGGCGCGACGCTGGCCGGGACTGAGGCCACGCGACGCCCTGCGCTTTCTGTGCAGCTACAGTGGCCACGCCCGCCTGCAGGCAGGCGACAAACAGCTGTGGCGGGCAGTGGCCCAGCGCATCCGCGCCAAACGGAATGACCGGAGTCTATCCTAA
- a CDS encoding phosphatase PAP2 family protein: protein MNSSIPPIGFWRLLLWPSLLFVFAMILSLARFDQFIAEAFYNQQLGLWPFKHSWWAETIIHRGGRKIIIFTASGSLLVMLLSWSDNFWRPLSRSAFYLLLCIGLGTGLVATGKYILDRPCPWSLQQYGGTRQEISWRETLSCVGLTRAKSGHCFPAGHSAGAFSLSAGYFIFLKHNRKRAQQALFLSLALGCLFSFGQIARGAHFLSHCLCSAWLCWVVNWVLYFGPFKGKL, encoded by the coding sequence ATGAATTCAAGCATCCCCCCCATAGGCTTCTGGCGACTGCTGCTCTGGCCCTCACTACTTTTCGTTTTTGCAATGATTTTAAGCCTCGCCAGGTTTGATCAATTCATTGCGGAGGCATTCTACAATCAACAACTTGGCCTCTGGCCTTTCAAGCACAGCTGGTGGGCCGAAACCATCATCCATAGGGGAGGACGAAAAATTATCATTTTTACCGCATCCGGGAGTCTCTTGGTCATGCTTCTGAGCTGGTCCGACAACTTCTGGCGCCCCCTCAGCCGTTCAGCCTTCTATCTGTTGCTCTGCATCGGTCTAGGAACAGGTTTGGTCGCCACTGGCAAATACATTCTGGACAGGCCCTGCCCTTGGTCTCTCCAGCAATATGGCGGCACGCGGCAGGAAATCTCCTGGCGAGAAACCCTCTCCTGCGTCGGGCTGACGCGGGCCAAGTCAGGGCACTGTTTTCCCGCTGGGCATTCGGCAGGTGCTTTCTCCCTTTCCGCTGGATACTTCATCTTTTTAAAGCATAACCGCAAACGGGCTCAACAAGCTCTGTTCCTGTCCCTGGCATTAGGTTGCCTGTTCAGCTTCGGACAGATAGCCCGTGGCGCTCATTTCCTGTCTCATTGTCTTTGCTCTGCTTGGCTTTGCTGGGTTGTAAACTGGGTTTTATATTTTGGCCCTTTCAAAGGCAAACTCTGA
- a CDS encoding LTA synthase family protein codes for MSGKPHSKKILVPPQPYNFIFILYGVLLTGFFILRLGLTFSMWKEIPHGFTALTYIFVKGLAYDSAFLFPALLLPALPLIFKSRPLTRKKWFRFLYEGLLFASLVMFFFILAAEILFWQEFGTRFNFIAVDYLVYRREVTQNIYESYSMFLVFLYLLSTSLPSFIFLRCRLAACLEKIPKNKNNISYLFLHGVLALLLPLILSTQNLSGSNNNYVNELSANGPYQFITAFRLNILDYEKFYALGDPQNLSNLLKKQLHVNSATSELFDIHREITAAGSPQRLNVFLITVESLSAQYLTRFRSPDVPRLTPFLDQLIPEGLFFSNLFATGTRTTRGLEAITLSIPPTPGRALVKRPDCGPFFSLGQVLRQQGYDTAFLYGGRGFFDNMNTFFSRNGYRIIDEGNFLTEEIQFKNAWGVCDEDLYAKAIREADTVAAKGKPFFFHLMTTSNHRPYTYPKGKINIPSGSSREGAVRYTDYALEQLFLEARSHAWFDDTLFIIVADHCAGSAGKVGLPIARYHIPMLFYSPKHLASDEFANTASQIDLAPTLLGLLSFNYKSHFFGENLLAADYHPRALVGNYQKLGLYCDDQLILLEPRQGIKKIHHPWESEQIETASPEDPLVQIAQAYYQGADYIIRHKLNQPRSAQHVAKARPHQPKLGIKEAKKNLLIQAILQHQSKAGCFAKIF; via the coding sequence ATGAGTGGAAAACCTCATTCCAAAAAAATCCTGGTGCCGCCACAACCTTACAATTTTATCTTTATCTTGTACGGTGTTCTGCTGACCGGCTTTTTTATACTGCGCCTTGGTCTGACTTTTTCCATGTGGAAAGAAATCCCGCATGGTTTTACAGCTCTTACCTATATTTTTGTCAAGGGCTTGGCCTATGATAGCGCTTTTCTTTTCCCTGCTCTTCTCCTGCCAGCTCTGCCACTCATTTTCAAGTCCAGACCTCTAACCCGCAAAAAATGGTTCCGCTTTTTATATGAGGGCTTGCTCTTCGCCAGTCTAGTGATGTTCTTCTTCATTCTTGCCGCTGAAATCCTTTTCTGGCAGGAATTCGGCACAAGATTTAACTTCATTGCCGTAGACTATCTCGTCTATCGCCGGGAGGTAACCCAAAATATCTACGAATCATATTCCATGTTTCTTGTTTTCCTTTACCTTCTGTCGACTTCTCTCCCATCATTTATTTTTTTACGCTGCCGCCTTGCCGCCTGCCTGGAAAAAATCCCTAAAAATAAAAACAACATCAGCTACTTATTTCTTCACGGCGTGCTCGCGCTGCTTTTACCGCTTATTTTATCAACACAAAATCTTTCAGGCTCGAACAACAACTATGTCAACGAATTGTCTGCCAATGGCCCTTATCAGTTCATTACAGCATTTCGCCTGAATATTCTGGACTACGAAAAATTTTATGCCCTTGGAGACCCCCAAAATCTTTCAAACCTGCTCAAGAAACAACTACATGTTAATTCAGCCACATCCGAGTTGTTTGACATCCACCGTGAAATTACAGCCGCAGGATCGCCTCAACGGCTTAATGTTTTTTTAATCACCGTGGAGAGCCTAAGTGCTCAGTATCTCACCCGCTTTCGGAGTCCTGACGTGCCCCGTCTGACCCCGTTTCTGGATCAACTGATCCCGGAAGGACTGTTTTTCAGCAATCTTTTTGCAACTGGAACACGCACCACCCGCGGGTTGGAGGCAATCACGCTCTCAATTCCGCCAACCCCTGGCCGAGCGCTGGTAAAACGACCGGACTGCGGCCCGTTTTTCAGTCTGGGACAGGTCTTACGCCAACAGGGCTATGACACGGCTTTTCTCTACGGTGGCCGCGGTTTTTTTGACAATATGAACACGTTTTTTTCACGTAATGGCTACCGCATCATTGATGAAGGCAATTTTCTCACGGAAGAGATTCAGTTTAAAAATGCCTGGGGAGTCTGTGATGAGGATCTGTATGCCAAAGCCATTCGGGAAGCCGACACCGTTGCCGCAAAGGGAAAACCCTTCTTTTTCCATCTGATGACCACCAGCAACCACCGCCCCTATACCTATCCAAAAGGAAAAATCAACATACCCTCGGGCAGCAGCCGGGAAGGCGCCGTCCGTTATACCGATTACGCCCTCGAACAGCTATTCCTAGAAGCCCGTTCACACGCCTGGTTTGACGATACCCTGTTCATTATTGTCGCCGATCACTGCGCGGGTAGCGCCGGCAAAGTTGGCCTGCCCATAGCCCGCTACCACATTCCAATGCTTTTTTATAGCCCAAAACATCTGGCAAGCGATGAGTTTGCGAACACGGCAAGTCAAATTGATTTAGCACCAACGCTGTTGGGCCTACTCAGCTTTAATTACAAAAGCCACTTCTTCGGGGAGAATCTGCTCGCTGCCGATTACCACCCGCGAGCGCTCGTCGGAAACTACCAGAAATTAGGTCTTTACTGCGATGATCAGCTTATTCTGTTGGAACCCCGTCAAGGCATCAAAAAAATCCACCATCCTTGGGAAAGTGAACAAATAGAGACTGCCTCGCCTGAAGACCCCCTAGTCCAAATTGCCCAAGCATACTATCAAGGGGCTGATTATATTATTCGCCACAAACTCAATCAGCCCCGCTCGGCGCAACACGTGGCCAAAGCCAGGCCACACCAACCAAAGCTTGGCATAAAAGAAGCCAAAAAAAACCTGCTGATTCAGGCAATTCTACAGCATCAGAGCAAGGCAGGCTGTTTCGCTAAAATCTTTTAA
- a CDS encoding LTA synthase family protein: protein MINQQKSTQKGRAIFSLLARENHGGEASGFELFFALSCLGLLLLLTLLRLSLHLTNLDQSSTATWSDLMTAYFNGLRFDSRIIAYTAFPLLPFIVLQHRSWHRPVQVVYLTAVASLFILLGLIEPIFYREFHQRLNGLVFQYLTENPITVLRMLWHGFPLSRLIVAWGLLSCSSFMALRWLSRAISKEEPSRKSHAKRWFLLLPALLVVILAARGTLRQGPPLRWGDAFTTPSIFANQLGLNPEQTLYTAIVGRLARRKPPLWKNSMAATEAIRIVRQSLLLPQETLVDAEQAVVRRVYQPRSDGQLPVRNVVVILMESLAARYVGALGDSHNITPCFDELSKKGLLFRNFLANGTHTHQGIFATMTSFPNLPGYEYLMQMSEGSHDFSGLAPLLKLLGYEDLYVYNGDFAWDNQLGFFRRQGFQNFIGRNDYVNPVVKDPTWGVSDQDMFDRAAKELASIPRKKPFFALLQTLSNHTPYALPNPLPVPAVTTAGSLNAHLTAMRYADWALGRFFAAIEKQPFFQETLFVIVGDHGFANSEQLTELDLNRFHVPLLLVAPGIQKRYGSFCDRVGSQVDIVPTILGRLGHNIQHQCWGRDLLALSPFDAGFAVIKPSGSDQTVGLVQGNRLLVWPQSRQPLHFQIDLRKHQAIATNPSPEESRQSTDFLQAYIESASHSLRQNTAGIASAQEKTL, encoded by the coding sequence ATGATCAATCAGCAAAAATCTACTCAAAAGGGTCGAGCTATATTCTCCCTGTTGGCCCGAGAAAACCACGGGGGAGAGGCTTCCGGTTTCGAGCTTTTTTTCGCTCTCTCGTGCCTGGGACTACTGCTTCTGTTGACACTCCTGCGTCTGAGCCTCCATCTCACCAACCTTGACCAAAGCAGCACGGCTACCTGGTCAGACCTTATGACCGCTTACTTCAATGGTCTACGCTTTGACTCTCGGATCATCGCCTATACGGCGTTCCCTTTGCTCCCATTCATCGTTCTTCAGCATCGTTCCTGGCACCGACCAGTTCAAGTTGTCTACCTGACTGCAGTTGCCAGTCTCTTTATTTTGCTTGGCTTGATTGAGCCGATTTTTTACCGTGAATTCCATCAACGGCTGAACGGACTGGTCTTCCAGTATCTCACCGAGAATCCCATTACCGTTCTGCGCATGCTGTGGCATGGCTTCCCCCTTTCGCGCCTGATCGTCGCTTGGGGCTTACTCAGCTGCTCATCGTTCATGGCGCTACGCTGGCTCAGCAGAGCGATCTCTAAAGAAGAACCGTCGAGAAAATCGCATGCAAAACGCTGGTTTCTGTTGCTGCCGGCATTACTCGTAGTCATTCTCGCCGCCAGAGGAACTCTGCGCCAGGGCCCCCCCCTGCGCTGGGGTGATGCCTTTACAACCCCATCCATTTTTGCCAACCAACTGGGGCTTAATCCGGAGCAAACGCTTTATACCGCCATCGTCGGTCGCTTGGCCAGGCGGAAACCGCCCCTGTGGAAAAACTCCATGGCCGCTACCGAAGCCATCCGCATCGTCCGACAATCCTTGCTTTTGCCCCAGGAAACCCTTGTAGACGCTGAACAGGCCGTTGTTCGTCGCGTCTACCAACCACGGAGCGATGGCCAGCTCCCCGTTCGCAATGTCGTGGTCATCCTCATGGAAAGTTTGGCGGCGCGATATGTTGGCGCGCTGGGAGACTCTCACAACATCACTCCCTGCTTCGATGAGCTAAGCAAAAAAGGGTTGCTGTTCAGAAATTTTCTAGCCAATGGCACCCACACACATCAGGGGATATTCGCCACCATGACTTCGTTTCCAAATCTGCCGGGCTATGAATATCTGATGCAGATGAGTGAAGGAAGCCATGATTTTTCAGGGCTAGCTCCTCTCCTCAAACTTTTAGGATATGAGGACCTATATGTTTATAATGGAGATTTTGCTTGGGACAACCAGTTGGGCTTTTTCAGACGACAAGGTTTCCAGAATTTTATCGGCCGCAACGATTATGTGAATCCTGTGGTCAAAGATCCTACTTGGGGCGTCAGCGATCAGGACATGTTCGACCGAGCAGCCAAGGAGCTCGCGAGCATACCCCGCAAAAAACCCTTCTTTGCCTTGTTGCAAACACTGTCCAACCACACTCCCTATGCGCTTCCAAACCCACTACCTGTCCCCGCCGTAACCACTGCGGGAAGTCTTAACGCGCATCTTACCGCCATGCGTTACGCAGACTGGGCACTGGGGCGGTTTTTCGCTGCCATAGAAAAACAGCCGTTCTTTCAGGAAACCCTTTTTGTCATCGTCGGCGACCATGGCTTTGCCAATTCCGAACAGCTAACAGAACTTGATCTCAACCGATTTCACGTCCCCCTACTGCTTGTGGCGCCAGGAATTCAAAAACGCTACGGTTCTTTTTGCGACCGCGTTGGATCACAGGTTGATATCGTGCCCACCATCCTTGGCCGACTCGGCCACAACATTCAGCACCAATGCTGGGGAAGAGATTTGCTGGCCCTATCCCCGTTTGATGCCGGTTTTGCCGTCATCAAGCCCTCGGGCAGTGACCAAACTGTCGGGCTTGTCCAAGGCAACCGATTGCTGGTCTGGCCACAAAGCCGGCAGCCCCTGCATTTTCAAATCGATCTGCGCAAACACCAGGCTATCGCCACAAACCCTTCACCGGAAGAATCCCGCCAAAGCACTGATTTTCTGCAAGCCTACATTGAAAGCGCAAGTCACTCTCTGCGCCAAAATACTGCGGGCATCGCTTCCGCACAGGAAAAAACCCTATGA
- a CDS encoding diacylglycerol kinase, translated as MKKNTGIRRVIRAMSYSLAGLKAAFRSEAAFRQEIAVAALLLPLAFWLDLVMTDRLLLIGSVLLVLIVELLNSAIEAVIDRIGPDWHELAGRAKDMGSAAVLISLLFATLCWLTIPWPR; from the coding sequence ATGAAAAAGAATACCGGTATTCGACGCGTGATACGCGCGATGAGCTATTCCCTCGCCGGTCTCAAGGCCGCCTTTCGTTCCGAGGCCGCGTTCCGTCAGGAAATCGCGGTAGCGGCGCTACTCCTGCCTTTAGCCTTCTGGCTTGATCTGGTCATGACTGACCGTTTGTTGTTAATTGGCTCGGTCCTGCTTGTGCTCATCGTGGAGCTTTTAAATTCCGCCATTGAGGCAGTTATCGACCGTATAGGCCCAGACTGGCACGAACTCGCCGGGCGCGCCAAGGACATGGGTTCGGCCGCAGTCCTTATAAGCCTGTTGTTTGCTACCCTGTG